One Helicobacter cetorum MIT 00-7128 DNA window includes the following coding sequences:
- the cas2 gene encoding CRISPR-associated endonuclease Cas2, whose product MKFLITYDIIHNKKRKLLAEELEKHGTRVNLSVFECELTETKFKQLVFKIKKMIRSKNGNVRFYRLCSNCEDKSFEIGEKRGIFKPYDDFI is encoded by the coding sequence ATGAAATTTTTAATCACTTATGACATTATTCATAATAAAAAGCGCAAACTTCTTGCTGAAGAACTAGAAAAGCATGGCACAAGGGTGAATCTATCTGTTTTTGAATGCGAGCTTACAGAAACAAAATTCAAGCAATTAGTTTTTAAAATTAAAAAAATGATTCGTTCTAAAAATGGCAATGTGAGATTTTATCGTTTGTGTTCTAATTGTGAGGATAAAAGCTTTGAGATTGGCGAAAAACGAGGTATTTTTAAACCCTATGATGATTTCATTTAA
- the cas1 gene encoding CRISPR-associated endonuclease Cas1, which translates to MSLCIATFGVNLSLSKDKLIAKKQGKIIQQTPLNKLEQIIIENPSTNLSSLVIYACAKRKIPIIFIEDLKPLATIFTYQASNTQIIHKQSLLLHTSKHLYLAKQFIRSKSLNQLNFLKYLNKYHKNLDEIIFKMQSLTPKVSKAKEVSELFGIEGIISANYWQGISQVIKLPFKRVKKGANDAYNSAFNYAYAILYSKVQVYLLQAGLSLHISFLHAINSLKPTLVFDVIEEFRTFMVDRVIVSMINKKESLRLDDNKRLSLESRKRISQNMRQKFQSLSTYKKQPLTCEKIIELECNALAKFIQEDSKSYKPFIGKY; encoded by the coding sequence ATGAGCTTGTGTATTGCAACTTTTGGGGTGAATTTAAGCCTTTCTAAAGATAAATTAATAGCCAAAAAGCAAGGTAAAATAATCCAACAAACCCCCTTAAACAAGCTTGAGCAAATCATCATAGAAAATCCTAGCACAAATCTATCTAGTTTAGTTATTTATGCATGTGCTAAGAGAAAAATCCCCATTATTTTCATTGAAGATTTAAAGCCCCTTGCTACCATATTTACCTATCAAGCAAGCAACACACAAATCATTCACAAACAATCGCTTTTATTACACACTTCAAAACATCTCTACTTAGCCAAGCAATTCATTCGTTCTAAGAGCCTCAACCAATTAAATTTCTTAAAATATTTGAATAAATATCATAAAAACCTAGATGAGATAATATTTAAAATGCAATCTTTAACCCCTAAAGTTTCAAAGGCTAAGGAAGTGAGCGAGCTTTTTGGTATTGAGGGGATAATAAGCGCAAATTATTGGCAGGGCATTAGCCAAGTGATTAAACTCCCTTTTAAGCGTGTCAAAAAGGGGGCTAATGATGCTTATAACTCAGCGTTCAATTATGCGTATGCGATTTTGTATTCTAAAGTGCAAGTCTATTTGTTGCAAGCGGGCTTGAGCTTGCATATTTCTTTTTTGCACGCCATTAATTCTTTAAAACCCACTTTGGTCTTTGATGTGATTGAGGAGTTTAGAACTTTTATGGTAGATAGGGTGATTGTCTCAATGATAAATAAAAAAGAGTCTTTAAGACTAGATGACAACAAGCGTTTAAGCCTTGAATCAAGAAAGCGTATTTCACAAAACATGCGCCAAAAATTCCAATCTCTTAGCACTTATAAAAAGCAACCTTTAACTTGTGAAAAAATCATTGAGCTAGAATGCAATGCTTTAGCTAAATTCATTCAAGAAGATTCTAAAAGCTATAAGCCATTTATAGGAAAGTATTAA
- a CDS encoding thiamine phosphate synthase: MQGYFIVPPLLYSSNPTKIFIKTLEKIFSTHVINKACLRNDCNLIQNYLKPFVEICKTYEVESYINCEEAFLSVKIALDYSFEGVHFKDRFYPNFEPLKRLLNTLKAHNKRCFYSAHSIECARYMLKNKIDYVTLSPIFLTPNKGKPLGLEVFKHFNDMEKSRLFALGGIITQGQIDCLRGQGIGGFSAIRYFLQ; encoded by the coding sequence ATGCAAGGGTATTTTATTGTCCCTCCCTTGCTTTATTCTTCTAATCCAACAAAAATTTTTATCAAAACCTTAGAAAAAATTTTTAGCACACATGTTATCAATAAAGCATGTTTGCGTAATGATTGTAACCTTATTCAAAATTACCTTAAGCCATTTGTAGAAATTTGCAAAACTTATGAAGTAGAGAGTTATATCAATTGTGAAGAGGCGTTTTTAAGTGTAAAAATTGCACTAGATTATTCGTTTGAGGGCGTGCATTTTAAGGATAGGTTTTATCCTAATTTTGAGCCATTAAAAAGACTTTTAAATACGCTTAAAGCTCATAATAAACGTTGTTTTTATAGCGCACATAGCATTGAATGCGCTAGATATATGCTTAAAAATAAGATTGATTATGTAACTCTAAGCCCCATTTTTTTAACCCCAAATAAAGGAAAGCCTCTAGGTTTAGAAGTGTTTAAACATTTTAATGATATGGAAAAATCACGCCTTTTTGCTCTAGGGGGGATTATCACTCAAGGACAAATAGATTGCTTAAGAGGGCAAGGCATTGGAGGTTTTTCAGCAATACGCTACTTTTTACAATAG
- a CDS encoding F0F1 ATP synthase subunit A, with translation MEHRLFTFANLFSSNHDFITGFYVIVCALITLFISVLATHKMQMVPIGLQNVYETIISAILGVAKDIIGEKLARKYFPLAGTIALYVFFCNILGIIPGFEAPTASWSFTLVLALIVFFYYHFEGIRQHGVLKYFAHFMGPVKWLAPFMFPIEIISHFSRIVSLSFRLFGNIKGDDMFLLIMLLLVPWVVPVAPFMVLFFMGILQAFVFMILTYVYLAGAVLVDEEH, from the coding sequence ATGGAACACAGATTATTTACTTTTGCTAATCTTTTTAGCTCAAATCATGATTTTATTACCGGATTTTATGTAATAGTGTGTGCGTTGATTACACTCTTTATTTCTGTTTTGGCAACCCATAAAATGCAAATGGTGCCTATAGGTTTGCAGAATGTGTATGAGACTATTATCAGCGCTATTTTAGGCGTAGCTAAGGACATAATAGGCGAGAAATTGGCTCGCAAATACTTCCCCCTAGCTGGCACGATTGCACTATATGTATTTTTCTGCAACATACTAGGTATTATTCCGGGTTTTGAGGCTCCTACGGCTAGTTGGAGTTTTACGCTTGTTTTAGCGCTTATCGTGTTTTTCTACTACCATTTTGAGGGCATTAGACAGCATGGAGTTTTGAAATATTTCGCACATTTTATGGGACCTGTAAAATGGCTTGCCCCCTTTATGTTCCCTATTGAGATTATTTCACATTTTTCTAGGATTGTGTCTTTATCATTTCGTTTGTTTGGAAATATTAAAGGCGATGATATGTTCTTGCTTATTATGCTTTTGCTTGTGCCTTGGGTTGTTCCTGTAGCGCCTTTTATGGTTCTCTTTTTTATGGGAATCTTGCAAGCTTTTGTTTTTATGATTCTTACTTATGTGTATTTAGCAGGAGCCGTTTTAGTAGATGAGGAGCATTAA
- the guaB gene encoding IMP dehydrogenase, producing MRILQKALTFEDVLMVPRKSSVLPKDVSLKSRLTKNISLNIPFISAAMDTVTEHKTAIAMARLGGIGIVHKNMDIDTQVKEIAKVKKSESGVINDPIFIQANRTLADAKAITDNYKISGVPVVDENGLLIGILTNRDVRFENDLSKKVGDVMTKMPLVTAHVGISLEEARILMHQHKIEKLPIVDKNNVLKGLITIKDIHKRIEYPDANKDDFGRLRVGAAIGAGQLDRAEMLVKAGVDVLVLDSAHGHSMNILHTLEEIKKSLVVDVIVGNVVTKEATNDLISAGADAVKVGIGPGSICTTRIVAGVGMPQVSAIDNCVEVASKFDIPIIADGGIRYSGDVAKALALGASSVMIGSLLAGTEESPGDFMIYQGRQYKSYRGMGSIGAMTKGSSDRYFQEGVASEKLVPEGIEGRVPYRGKVSDMIFQLVGGVRSSMGYQGAKNIQELYENAEFVEITTAGLKESHVHDVDITKEAPNYYG from the coding sequence ATGAGAATTTTACAAAAAGCTTTGACTTTTGAAGATGTGTTAATGGTGCCCAGAAAATCTAGTGTATTGCCTAAAGATGTGAGTCTAAAATCTCGCTTAACCAAAAATATTAGTTTGAATATCCCTTTTATTAGTGCGGCTATGGATACGGTTACTGAGCATAAAACTGCCATTGCTATGGCAAGGCTTGGAGGCATTGGTATTGTGCATAAGAACATGGATATTGACACGCAAGTAAAAGAAATTGCTAAGGTTAAAAAAAGTGAGAGTGGAGTCATTAATGACCCTATATTCATTCAAGCTAATAGAACTTTGGCTGATGCTAAGGCGATTACAGATAACTATAAAATTTCAGGTGTGCCTGTGGTAGATGAAAATGGTTTGCTAATTGGAATTTTAACCAATAGAGATGTGCGCTTTGAAAACGATTTGAGTAAAAAAGTAGGCGATGTGATGACAAAAATGCCTTTAGTTACCGCTCATGTAGGCATTAGTTTAGAAGAGGCAAGAATTTTAATGCACCAACACAAGATTGAAAAATTGCCTATCGTGGATAAAAATAATGTTTTAAAAGGCTTAATCACGATTAAAGACATTCATAAACGCATTGAATACCCCGATGCTAATAAAGATGATTTTGGAAGATTAAGAGTGGGGGCTGCTATTGGTGCGGGGCAATTAGATAGAGCTGAAATGTTGGTTAAAGCTGGAGTTGATGTGCTTGTTTTAGATAGTGCACATGGACATTCAATGAATATTTTACACACTTTAGAAGAGATTAAAAAGAGCTTAGTTGTAGATGTGATTGTGGGTAATGTGGTAACCAAAGAGGCCACAAATGATTTAATCAGTGCAGGGGCAGATGCAGTGAAAGTGGGTATTGGGCCAGGAAGTATTTGCACCACTAGAATTGTAGCAGGGGTTGGAATGCCACAAGTGAGTGCGATTGATAATTGCGTAGAAGTGGCGTCTAAATTTGATATTCCCATTATTGCAGATGGAGGGATTAGATATTCAGGTGATGTGGCTAAGGCTCTAGCTTTAGGCGCATCAAGTGTGATGATAGGCTCACTATTAGCTGGCACAGAAGAATCTCCGGGTGATTTTATGATTTATCAAGGCAGACAATATAAAAGCTATAGGGGTATGGGAAGTATTGGAGCTATGACTAAGGGGAGCAGTGATAGGTATTTTCAAGAAGGTGTAGCGAGTGAAAAATTAGTGCCAGAGGGCATTGAGGGGCGTGTGCCTTATCGTGGTAAAGTCTCTGATATGATTTTTCAATTAGTAGGGGGTGTGCGTTCATCTATGGGTTATCAGGGTGCGAAAAATATCCAAGAGCTTTATGAGAATGCTGAATTTGTAGAAATCACCACTGCTGGCTTAAAAGAAAGCCATGTGCATGATGTGGATATTACTAAAGAAGCCCCTAATTACTATGGGTGA
- the gatA gene encoding Asp-tRNA(Asn)/Glu-tRNA(Gln) amidotransferase subunit GatA — protein sequence MITLKQALSLSKQELETLKSEIDTKVKASDLNAYIKAPSINGASSSGVPILIKDNINVKGWEITCSSKILEGYVAPYDASVIENLHANNMAGFGLSNMDEFAMGSTTESSCYGITKNPRDKNRVPGGSSGGSAAAVAGGLAIAALGSDTGGSIRQPASYCGCVGLKPTYGRVSRYGLIAYCSSFDQIGPITQNVEDASILLDAISGHDNKDSTSANLKPTQTFKNLDKDKRFKIAVLKDHIKDASKEVQLAYENTLKVLKEMGHEIVEKDMLDSHYQISIYYIISTAEACSNLARFDGVRYGKRAENVKDLKELYIKSRSEGFGDEVKRRIMLGNFVLSSGYYDAYYVKAQQVRSMIKEQYNKIFEDVDLIFTPVAPTTAPLFNHHASPLDMYLSDIYTIGANLSGLPALSLPIAKDSMGLPIGMQFVAKAFDEQSLLDVSYALEQELSLKFD from the coding sequence ATGATTACCCTAAAACAAGCTCTTTCTTTATCCAAGCAAGAATTAGAAACCCTAAAATCTGAGATTGATACTAAAGTAAAAGCCTCTGATTTGAATGCCTATATTAAAGCCCCAAGCATTAATGGTGCTAGTAGTAGTGGTGTTCCTATCCTTATTAAAGATAATATTAATGTTAAAGGGTGGGAAATCACTTGCTCAAGCAAGATTTTAGAAGGCTATGTAGCTCCTTATGATGCTAGTGTGATTGAAAATCTGCATGCTAATAATATGGCAGGATTTGGTCTTTCTAATATGGACGAATTTGCTATGGGAAGCACCACTGAATCAAGTTGCTATGGGATTACTAAAAACCCACGAGATAAAAATAGAGTTCCCGGAGGTAGTAGCGGAGGAAGTGCGGCAGCAGTTGCAGGGGGCTTAGCCATTGCAGCCTTAGGAAGTGATACAGGGGGGTCTATTAGACAGCCAGCAAGCTATTGTGGGTGTGTGGGGTTGAAACCTACTTATGGGAGAGTGAGCCGTTATGGACTTATAGCGTATTGCTCTAGCTTTGACCAAATTGGGCCTATCACGCAAAATGTAGAAGATGCCTCTATTTTGCTTGATGCTATTAGTGGGCATGACAATAAGGATTCTACAAGCGCAAATCTAAAACCTACTCAAACTTTTAAAAATTTAGATAAAGACAAGCGCTTTAAAATCGCTGTGTTAAAAGACCATATTAAAGACGCTAGTAAAGAAGTGCAACTTGCCTATGAAAACACCCTTAAAGTTTTAAAAGAAATGGGGCATGAAATTGTAGAAAAAGACATGCTAGATTCGCATTATCAAATCTCTATTTATTACATCATTAGCACGGCTGAGGCTTGTTCAAACTTAGCTAGGTTTGATGGGGTGCGTTATGGAAAAAGGGCTGAAAATGTTAAAGATTTGAAAGAGCTTTACATTAAAAGCCGAAGTGAGGGCTTTGGAGATGAGGTAAAGCGCCGTATCATGCTAGGGAATTTTGTATTAAGCAGTGGTTATTATGACGCTTATTATGTGAAAGCCCAACAAGTGCGCTCTATGATAAAAGAGCAATACAATAAGATTTTTGAAGATGTGGATTTGATTTTTACGCCTGTTGCTCCTACAACAGCGCCATTATTTAACCACCATGCAAGCCCATTAGACATGTATTTAAGCGATATTTACACTATTGGAGCAAATCTAAGTGGCTTGCCCGCTCTTTCATTACCAATAGCTAAGGATTCTATGGGATTACCTATTGGTATGCAGTTTGTTGCTAAGGCTTTTGATGAGCAAAGTCTCTTAGATGTTTCCTATGCCCTAGAGCAAGAATTAAGTTTAAAATTTGACTAA
- the coaE gene encoding dephospho-CoA kinase (Dephospho-CoA kinase (CoaE) performs the final step in coenzyme A biosynthesis.) yields MEFALKNAIALTGGIGTGKSTTARLLELHGYKVLDADKIAHKLLGENQLEIAKYFGEEILENNTLNRKKLGAIVFNDKTKLEWLEKFLHPLIREMMLKEALLLDALNKPYFLDIPLFFEVGGKSSYPIKSVLLVYAPRALQIKRVLERDKLKEVEILQRLECQMDIEKKRSLSDYVIDNSATLKELQYYLERFLETL; encoded by the coding sequence ATGGAATTTGCTCTAAAAAATGCTATTGCTCTAACCGGGGGTATAGGCACAGGCAAAAGCACAACTGCTAGGTTATTAGAATTGCATGGCTATAAAGTGTTGGATGCGGATAAAATCGCTCATAAGCTTTTAGGGGAAAACCAACTAGAAATCGCTAAGTATTTTGGCGAAGAAATCCTAGAAAACAATACGCTTAATAGAAAAAAACTTGGGGCTATTGTTTTTAATGATAAGACAAAACTAGAATGGCTAGAGAAATTCTTACACCCCTTAATTCGTGAGATGATGTTAAAAGAGGCGCTTTTATTAGATGCGCTTAATAAGCCCTATTTTTTAGATATTCCCTTATTTTTTGAAGTGGGGGGCAAAAGTAGCTATCCAATAAAAAGCGTGTTATTGGTCTATGCGCCTAGAGCTTTGCAAATCAAGCGTGTTTTAGAGCGAGATAAACTCAAAGAAGTAGAAATACTACAACGCCTTGAATGTCAAATGGATATTGAAAAAAAGCGTTCTTTGAGTGATTATGTTATAGATAATAGTGCTACTTTAAAAGAATTGCAATATTATTTAGAGCGCTTTTTAGAAACGCTTTGA